The Tautonia plasticadhaerens nucleotide sequence CCCATGCCCGGCGACGGCTTCGGCCGGGAGGAGCAGTTCCGCCAGGTCCTCGACGCCATCGACGACCCGACCCGTCGCCCGGTGCTCGTCCACTGCGCCCGGGGGACCTGCCGGACCGGCTCGATCGTCGCCCTGTACCGGATGGAACGCCAGGGCTGGATGATCGACGACGTGGCCCGCGAGCTGGAGCGCCAGGGCTACCGGGAGGGCTGGATCTGCGGCTATGTCTACGGCATGGTCGACCCCTGGCCCTCCGACGCCTTCCCCGGCGTCCCCCCCCGGGCCGACGACCGGCCGACCGAACCCGCCCCCGAGCTGGGGCCGCTGCCGGGCCTCTCCCGGGCCGATCGGACCCCCGAGCACGGAGGCACCGCCCGATGAGCCGAGCCACCACCCCCGCCCCATCCCCCGAGGTGATCGCCCCCCGACGGCTCCGGGCCGACGCGCCGCTCCCGGTCGGGCTGATGGCCCCGGCCCGCCTGGCGGCGGGGCTCGCCGTGGCGGTGATCGTCGCCTTCACCCTGCTCGGCGCCGGCAACCTCGACCTTGGCCCCGGGGAGGCCCGACTCGGCATGGCGGCCGGCGACCGGGTCGGCCCGTTCGGCCTGGTCTACGGCTCCTGGGAGCCCGGCCTGCTGCCCGCGAGGGTGCTGCCGAGCCTCGTCTGGGCCTGGTTCTACGGCGGGGTGACGGCCGCCTCGGCGGCGATCCGATGGCCCGAGGCGATCGCCGCCTCCCTGATCGCCCTGGCCTCGGCCCATCGGCTGAGGACGACCCTGGGCCCCCGGGCGTCGGTCCTCGGGGCGCTGACGGCGGCCGGATCCCTGGCGATGATCGACCGATCCTCGGCCGGGCTCGGGGCCCTGGACGCGGCGATCGGCTGGCTCTGGTTCGGGGCGACGGGCGGCCACGCCCTGATGCTCACGCCGATCC carries:
- a CDS encoding fused DSP-PTPase phosphatase/NAD kinase-like protein, with the translated sequence MRIAMAAALAAIVAGATTWLTIEVKANRLVWDHFDEVTPGVLYRSGQLNPEQLAEAIESYRLKTVVSFLLPGPDVEAERRLVERLGAEFINLPMPGDGFGREEQFRQVLDAIDDPTRRPVLVHCARGTCRTGSIVALYRMERQGWMIDDVARELERQGYREGWICGYVYGMVDPWPSDAFPGVPPRADDRPTEPAPELGPLPGLSRADRTPEHGGTAR